One genomic window of Parasteatoda tepidariorum isolate YZ-2023 chromosome 9, CAS_Ptep_4.0, whole genome shotgun sequence includes the following:
- the LOC122270303 gene encoding uncharacterized protein isoform X2, whose amino-acid sequence MDSSEDQYHVMKLLLEHGSKINHRNNRNRTPLHDLLEVMHEDFQERTIHLLLSYGADVNAVDNENTSILREALMNPYVPLSSIIMLLEFGANADDCVGFLDSEMPVAKLLLQYILIKRISNAELEPNVTDFSTYSSLLNLKFCEHLEYYDELVAYKQGCLKELNAMRGERISKNYTLFSYINERCSTAKMNEDDLKTSLTDKVLSKFNQYPYCEDLIIASLKKRCILEVLSNEKIYTWQQISDSSLDKFKVTLNSDTIKTLATYLSKIDMINLTLAYRYGYEASLDSAKAEIHDLEHCTERQKFC is encoded by the coding sequence ATGGATTCTTCAGAAGATCAATATCATGTGATGAAACTTCTACTTGAACATGgatcaaaaattaatcatagAAATAACCGTAATCGTACTCCTTTACATGATTTGCTGGAAGTGATGCACGAAGATTTTCAAGAGCGTACAATTCATCTATTACTATCATATGGAGCAGATGTGAATGCAGTTGATAATGAAAATACTAGTATTCTAAGAGAAGCTCTTATGAACCCCTATGTACCTTTAAGTTCCATAATTATGCTACTTGAGTTTGGGGCTAATGCTGATGACTGTGTAGGATTTTTAGACTCGGAAATGCCTGTTGCGAAGCTTTTGTTACagtatattctaataaaaagaatatcaaaTGCTGAACTAGAACCAAACGTGACTGATTTTAGTACCTATTCTTCTttgttgaatttgaaattttgtgagCATTTAGAATACTATGACGAGTTGGTTGCATACAAACAGGGTtgcttaaaagaattaaatgcgATGAGGGGAGAAAggataagtaaaaattatactctATTTTCGTATATAAATGAGAGATGCAGTACTGCGAAAATGAATGAAGATGATTTAAAGACATCTCTTACTGataaagttttatcaaaatttaatcaatatccTTATTGTGAAGATCTTATCAttgcttctttgaaaaaaaggtGCATATTAGAAGTATTAAGTAATGAGAAAATTTACACTTGGCAGCAGATATCCGATTCTTCTTTAgacaaatttaaagtaactttaaacagtgatacaattaaaacattggcaacatatttatctaaaattgatATGATAAATCTCACTTTAGCCTACCGATATGGTTATGAAGCTTCTTTGGATTCAGCAAAGGCAGAAATACATGATTTAGAACACTGTACAGAACgtcaaaaattttgctaa